In Drosophila pseudoobscura strain MV-25-SWS-2005 chromosome 4, UCI_Dpse_MV25, whole genome shotgun sequence, the following proteins share a genomic window:
- the Ndae1 gene encoding electroneutral sodium bicarbonate exchanger 1 isoform X5 — protein sequence MNSSSGDDEAPKDPRTGGEDFTQQFTENDFEGHRAHTVYVGVHVPGGRRHSQRRRKHHHSGPGGAGGAGGGGSVGGSGSIGGAGGLSSKDSSSEKQQEVERPVTPPAQRVQFILGEDVDVDGTHVSHPLFSEMGMLVKEGDEIEWKETARWIKFEEDVEEGGNRWSKPHVATLSLHSLFELRRLLVNGTVMLDMEAPNLEVMADLVCDQMVSAGTLPPGVKDKVKDALLRRHRHQHEYAKKTRLPIIRSLADMRNHSSSKMDEQSGNALGATTPISLTASEPGPPGSNGNTSLTPGGGMGRFLTVPGKPSNRTLEDMVKSPSSQSMARPSSGTELNEQQHKGNTHFMRKIPPGAEASNILVGEVDFLERTLSCFIRLSQAALMGDLTEVPVPTRFIFILLGPPGSQSNFHEIGRAMATLMSDEIFHEVAYRARKREHLLAGVDEFLDAVTVLPPGEWDPTIRIEPPAAIPSQDVRKRPPELPKEEIDEEEEEARLREENGLSRTGRIFGGLINDVKRKIPWYWSDYRDAFSMQCVASWIFLYFACLSPIITFGGLLAEATGKNMAAMESLVSGFVCGMGYGFFSGQPLTILGSTGPVLVFESIIYEFCMKMDWDYMTFRFWIGMWVAGICIVLTAIDASALVCYITRFTEENFATLIAFIFIYKAIENVVVIGKNFPVNQGIYDCVCIPPPGSNASVVEYAKYNWDYCEPNNGTLVGGDCGTPPTENVFLMSVVLCTGTFIISTILKDFKNALFFPSAVRQYISDFSVLIAIFAMTFFDYSLGVPTQKLEVPAELKPTLDSRGWLIPPFSERNPWWSPIIAVFPALLGTILIFMDQQITAVIVNRKENKLKKGCGYHLDLFVLSILIAICSVMGLPWFVAATVLSINHVNSLKLESECSAPGEKPQFLGVREQRVTHIMIFLTIGVSVLLTPLLGHIPMPVLFGVFLYMGVASLKGLQFFDRILIMFMPAKYQPDYMFLRQVPIKRVHLFTVIQLACLIILWLIKSFSQTSILFPLMLVVMIGIRKALDLVFTRRELKILDDIMPEMTKRAAADDLHQLDAEDNHHQHQQPPGAGTGTGPNYNPNNAGPTTIHIPLSGSKPASGNGSGINIPQEAVNRTTVWQQINKDGNGISEQLIIPVTVKVRQINGNHASTNAALSPRLSPMHEADETEVTINTSNSSPQQQIINCKEAAAKLEGSTVTSQNPANITPV from the exons ATGAACTCCTCGAGTGGTGACGATGAGGCGCCCAAGGACCCGCGTACTGGAGGCGAGGACTTTACGCAACAATTTACAGAGAACGATTTCGAGG GACATCGCGCACACACCGTCTATGTGGGTGTTCATGTGCCAGGAGGCAGACGCCATTCCCAGCGCCGACGCAAGCACCATCACAGCGGTCCTGGAGGGGCAGGTGGAGCTGGAGGCGGCGGTTCCGTCGGTGGCTCCGGCAGCATTGGAGGTGCTGGTGGCCTCTCCAGCAAGGACAGCAGCAGTGAAAAGCAACAGGAAGTGGAGCGTCCAG TAACACCGCCCGCACAACGTGTACAATTCATACTCGGCGAGGATGTTGATGTCGATGGGACACATGTATCGCATCCTTTGTTCTCGGAAATGGGAATGCTGGTAAAGGAGGGCGACGAGATCGAGTGGAAGGAGACGGCGCGCTGGATCAAGTTCGAGGAGGATGTGGAGGAGGGCGGCAATCGGTGGTCCAAGCCCCACGTGGCCACGCTCTCCCTGCACTCGCTGTTCGAGCTGCGGCGCCTGCTGGTCAACGGCACCGTCATGCTAGACATGGAGGCACCCAATCTGGAGGTGATGGCCGACCTGGTCTGCGACCAGATGGTCAGTGCCGGCACCCTTCCCCCCGGCGTCAAGGACAAGGTCAAGGATGCCCTGCTGCGTCGACACCGGCATCAGCACGAGTATGCCAAGAAGACACGGCTACCCATCATTCGGTCCCTGGCCGATATGCGCAACCATTCGTCATCGAAAA TGGATGAACAGTCGGGCAACGCTTTAGGGGCCACCACGCCTATATCTCTAACGGCAAGTGAACCGGGACCGCCTGGCAGCAATGGCAATACGAGCTTAACCCCTGGCGGCGGCATGGGGCGTTTTCTGACAGTGCCCGGAAAGCCCAGCAACAGAACGCTCG AGGACATGGTAAAGAGTCCCAGCAGCCAGTCGATGGCACGTCCCAGCAGCGGAACGGAGCTcaacgagcagcagcacaaggGAAACACACACTTTATGAGGAAGATCCCTCCCGGTGCAGAGGCCAGTAATATTTTGGTTGGCGAAGTGGACTTTCTGGAGCGGACACTCTCCTGCTTCATCCGCTTAAGCCAGGCAGCGCTAATGGGCGATCTGACAGAGGTGCCAGTGCCCACAAG ATTCATCTTTATTTTGCTTGGACCACCTGGTAGCCAGAGCAATTTCCATGAGATTGGACGTGCCATGGCCACCCTGATGTCGGATGAGATCTTCCACGAGGTGGCCTATCGGGCACGAAAGCGAGAGCATCTGCTGGCCGGCGTTGACGAGTTCCTCGATGCGGTCACCGTTTTACCTCCTGGGGAATGGGATCCCACCATTCGCATTGAGCCGCCGGCGGCTATACCCTCCCAGGATGTCCGCAAGCGACCACCAGAGCTGCCAAAGGAGGAGatcgacgaggaggaggaagaggcgCGACTCAGGGAGGAGAATGGTCTCTCACGAACAGGTCGCATCTTTGGCGGTCTGATAAACGATGTGAAGCGAAAGATCCCCTGGTACTGGAGCGACTATCGCGATGCGTTTTCCATGCAATGCGTGGCATCGTGGATCTTCCTGTACTTCGCCTGCCTCTCGCCAATCATCACGTTCGGAGGCCTCTTGGCGGAGGCCACCGGCAAGAATATGGCAGCGATGGAGAGTCTGGTGTCAGGGTTCGTCTGTGGCATGGGCTATGGCTTCTTTTCGGGTCAGCCGTTGACAATATTGGGTTCCACCGGTCCAGTACTGGTCTTTGAGTCAATCATCTATGAGTTCTGCATGAAAATGGACTGGGACTATATGACATTCCGGTTCTGGATCGGCATGTGGGTCGCCGGCATTTGTATCGTCCTGACCGCGATAGATGCCAGTGCTCTCGTCTGCTACATAACCCGCTTCACCGAGGAGAACTTTGCCACCCTGATTGCTTTCATTTTCATCTACAAGGCCATCGAGAACGTGGTTGTAATCGGGAAGAATTTCCCTGTGAATCAGGGCATATACGATTGTGTCTGCATACCGCCGCCAGGCAGCAATGCCAGTGTTGTGGAGTATGCCAAATACAACTGGGATTATTGTGAG CCGAACAATGGAACTCTTGTTGGCGGCGACTGTGGTACTCCACCCACTGAGAATGTCTTCCTCATGTCGGTGGTTCTGTGCACCGGTACCTTCATCATCTCCACCATTCTGAAGGACTTTAAGAACGCCCTGTTCTTCCCCTCGGCTGTGCGCCAGTACATCAGTGACTTTTCCGTGCTGATTGCCATTTTTGCCATGACATTCTTCGACTACTCGTTGGGCGTGCCCACACAGAAGTTGGAGGTTCCTGCAGAACTGAAGCCCACGCTGGATTCGAGGGGTTGGCTCATTCCACCTTTCAGCGAACGGAATCCCTGGTGGTCGCCGATCATTGCCGTGTTCCCCGCTCTACTGGGAACCATTCTGATCTTCATGGATCAGCAGATTACAGCTGTGATCGTCAATCGCAAGGAGAACAAATTGAAGAAGGGCTGTGGCTACCATTTGGATCTGTTTGTTCTCTCAATTCTTATTGCCATTTGCAGTGTGATGGGTCTGCCATG gtttgtggctgccactgttCTGAGCATCAATCATGTAAATTCCTTGAAACTTGAATCGGAGTGCTCGGCCCCTGGCGAGAAGCCACAGTTCCTGGGTGTTCGCGAGCAGCGTGTGACACACATCATGATCTTCCTAACGATCGGTGTTTCGGTGCTGCTGACACCGCTGCTCGGTCACATTCCCATGCCGGTTCTGTTCGGTGTGTTCCTTTATATGGGCGTGGCCTCGCTCAAGGGTCTGCAGTTCTTTGATCGCATACTGATCATGTTCATGCCAGCCAAATACCAGCCAGATTACATGTTCCTGCGACAG GTTCCCATCAAGCGAGTTCATTTGTTCACCGTCATACAGCTGGCCTGTCTGATCATACTCTGGCTAATCAAATCCTTCTCGCAGACGTCAATTCTCTTCCCTCTCATGCTGGTGGTGATGATCGGCATACGCAAGGCCCTCGATCTGGTCTTTACGCGTCGAGAGCTTAAAATCCTCGACGATATTATGCCGGAGATGACGAAGCGAGCCGCCGCCGATGATCTGCATCAATTGGACGCTGAG GataatcatcatcagcatcagcaaccGCCTGGGGCGGGTACTGGCACAGGACCCAACTATAATCCGAATAATGCGGGTCCCACCACCATACACATTCCTCTCTCTGGCAGCAAGCCGGCCAGTGGCAATGGATCGGGCATAAATATACCCCAAGAGGCGGTGAATCGCACCACAGTctggcagcagatcaacaagGATGGGAATGGCATATCCGAGCAGCTCATCATACCAGTGACCGTCAAAGTTCGACAGATCAATGGAAATCA TGCCTCAACAAATGCCGCCCTCTCGCCGCGCCTATCGCCCATGCACGAGGCGGATGAGACCGAAGTCACCATCAATACGTCGAATTCAAGtccacagcagcagatcaTCAACTGTAAGGAGGCGGCAGCCAAGCTTGAAGGATCCACGGTCACCAGCCAGAATCCGGCCAACATAACACCCGTCTAA
- the Ndae1 gene encoding electroneutral sodium bicarbonate exchanger 1 isoform X3, with amino-acid sequence MPQQAYLKHIHGHGRLPRVIATDSSRPWTMNSSSGDDEAPKDPRTGGEDFTQQFTENDFEGHRAHTVYVGVHVPGGRRHSQRRRKHHHSGPGGAGGAGGGGSVGGSGSIGGAGGLSSKDSSSEKQQEVERPVTPPAQRVQFILGEDVDVDGTHVSHPLFSEMGMLVKEGDEIEWKETARWIKFEEDVEEGGNRWSKPHVATLSLHSLFELRRLLVNGTVMLDMEAPNLEVMADLVCDQMVSAGTLPPGVKDKVKDALLRRHRHQHEYAKKTRLPIIRSLADMRNHSSSKTEATTHLGAIGVTTWFHAGASPQHHPGPSRGQGQGQGQQGQSQSIPKDMVKSPSSQSMARPSSGTELNEQQHKGNTHFMRKIPPGAEASNILVGEVDFLERTLSCFIRLSQAALMGDLTEVPVPTRFIFILLGPPGSQSNFHEIGRAMATLMSDEIFHEVAYRARKREHLLAGVDEFLDAVTVLPPGEWDPTIRIEPPAAIPSQDVRKRPPELPKEEIDEEEEEARLREENGLSRTGRIFGGLINDVKRKIPWYWSDYRDAFSMQCVASWIFLYFACLSPIITFGGLLAEATGKNMAAMESLVSGFVCGMGYGFFSGQPLTILGSTGPVLVFESIIYEFCMKMDWDYMTFRFWIGMWVAGICIVLTAIDASALVCYITRFTEENFATLIAFIFIYKAIENVVVIGKNFPVNQGIYDCVCIPPPGSNASVVEYAKYNWDYCEPNNGTLVGGDCGTPPTENVFLMSVVLCTGTFIISTILKDFKNALFFPSAVRQYISDFSVLIAIFAMTFFDYSLGVPTQKLEVPAELKPTLDSRGWLIPPFSERNPWWSPIIAVFPALLGTILIFMDQQITAVIVNRKENKLKKGCGYHLDLFVLSILIAICSVMGLPWFVAATVLSINHVNSLKLESECSAPGEKPQFLGVREQRVTHIMIFLTIGVSVLLTPLLGHIPMPVLFGVFLYMGVASLKGLQFFDRILIMFMPAKYQPDYMFLRQVPIKRVHLFTVIQLACLIILWLIKSFSQTSILFPLMLVVMIGIRKALDLVFTRRELKILDDIMPEMTKRAAADDLHQLDAEDNHHQHQQPPGAGTGTGPNYNPNNAGPTTIHIPLSGSKPASGNGSGINIPQEAVNRTTVWQQINKDGNGISEQLIIPVTVKVRQINGNHASTNAALSPRLSPMHEADETEVTINTSNSSPQQQIINCKEAAAKLEGSTVTSQNPANITPV; translated from the exons ACCCTGGACCATGAACTCCTCGAGTGGTGACGATGAGGCGCCCAAGGACCCGCGTACTGGAGGCGAGGACTTTACGCAACAATTTACAGAGAACGATTTCGAGG GACATCGCGCACACACCGTCTATGTGGGTGTTCATGTGCCAGGAGGCAGACGCCATTCCCAGCGCCGACGCAAGCACCATCACAGCGGTCCTGGAGGGGCAGGTGGAGCTGGAGGCGGCGGTTCCGTCGGTGGCTCCGGCAGCATTGGAGGTGCTGGTGGCCTCTCCAGCAAGGACAGCAGCAGTGAAAAGCAACAGGAAGTGGAGCGTCCAG TAACACCGCCCGCACAACGTGTACAATTCATACTCGGCGAGGATGTTGATGTCGATGGGACACATGTATCGCATCCTTTGTTCTCGGAAATGGGAATGCTGGTAAAGGAGGGCGACGAGATCGAGTGGAAGGAGACGGCGCGCTGGATCAAGTTCGAGGAGGATGTGGAGGAGGGCGGCAATCGGTGGTCCAAGCCCCACGTGGCCACGCTCTCCCTGCACTCGCTGTTCGAGCTGCGGCGCCTGCTGGTCAACGGCACCGTCATGCTAGACATGGAGGCACCCAATCTGGAGGTGATGGCCGACCTGGTCTGCGACCAGATGGTCAGTGCCGGCACCCTTCCCCCCGGCGTCAAGGACAAGGTCAAGGATGCCCTGCTGCGTCGACACCGGCATCAGCACGAGTATGCCAAGAAGACACGGCTACCCATCATTCGGTCCCTGGCCGATATGCGCAACCATTCGTCATCGAAAA CTGAAGCCACAACGCATCTGGGTGCCATTGGTGTCACCACCTGGTTCCATGCTGGGGCATCGCCTCAGCATCACCCGGGGCCATCCAGgggccagggacagggccaAGGCCAGCAAGGACAATCACAATCAATACCAA AGGACATGGTAAAGAGTCCCAGCAGCCAGTCGATGGCACGTCCCAGCAGCGGAACGGAGCTcaacgagcagcagcacaaggGAAACACACACTTTATGAGGAAGATCCCTCCCGGTGCAGAGGCCAGTAATATTTTGGTTGGCGAAGTGGACTTTCTGGAGCGGACACTCTCCTGCTTCATCCGCTTAAGCCAGGCAGCGCTAATGGGCGATCTGACAGAGGTGCCAGTGCCCACAAG ATTCATCTTTATTTTGCTTGGACCACCTGGTAGCCAGAGCAATTTCCATGAGATTGGACGTGCCATGGCCACCCTGATGTCGGATGAGATCTTCCACGAGGTGGCCTATCGGGCACGAAAGCGAGAGCATCTGCTGGCCGGCGTTGACGAGTTCCTCGATGCGGTCACCGTTTTACCTCCTGGGGAATGGGATCCCACCATTCGCATTGAGCCGCCGGCGGCTATACCCTCCCAGGATGTCCGCAAGCGACCACCAGAGCTGCCAAAGGAGGAGatcgacgaggaggaggaagaggcgCGACTCAGGGAGGAGAATGGTCTCTCACGAACAGGTCGCATCTTTGGCGGTCTGATAAACGATGTGAAGCGAAAGATCCCCTGGTACTGGAGCGACTATCGCGATGCGTTTTCCATGCAATGCGTGGCATCGTGGATCTTCCTGTACTTCGCCTGCCTCTCGCCAATCATCACGTTCGGAGGCCTCTTGGCGGAGGCCACCGGCAAGAATATGGCAGCGATGGAGAGTCTGGTGTCAGGGTTCGTCTGTGGCATGGGCTATGGCTTCTTTTCGGGTCAGCCGTTGACAATATTGGGTTCCACCGGTCCAGTACTGGTCTTTGAGTCAATCATCTATGAGTTCTGCATGAAAATGGACTGGGACTATATGACATTCCGGTTCTGGATCGGCATGTGGGTCGCCGGCATTTGTATCGTCCTGACCGCGATAGATGCCAGTGCTCTCGTCTGCTACATAACCCGCTTCACCGAGGAGAACTTTGCCACCCTGATTGCTTTCATTTTCATCTACAAGGCCATCGAGAACGTGGTTGTAATCGGGAAGAATTTCCCTGTGAATCAGGGCATATACGATTGTGTCTGCATACCGCCGCCAGGCAGCAATGCCAGTGTTGTGGAGTATGCCAAATACAACTGGGATTATTGTGAG CCGAACAATGGAACTCTTGTTGGCGGCGACTGTGGTACTCCACCCACTGAGAATGTCTTCCTCATGTCGGTGGTTCTGTGCACCGGTACCTTCATCATCTCCACCATTCTGAAGGACTTTAAGAACGCCCTGTTCTTCCCCTCGGCTGTGCGCCAGTACATCAGTGACTTTTCCGTGCTGATTGCCATTTTTGCCATGACATTCTTCGACTACTCGTTGGGCGTGCCCACACAGAAGTTGGAGGTTCCTGCAGAACTGAAGCCCACGCTGGATTCGAGGGGTTGGCTCATTCCACCTTTCAGCGAACGGAATCCCTGGTGGTCGCCGATCATTGCCGTGTTCCCCGCTCTACTGGGAACCATTCTGATCTTCATGGATCAGCAGATTACAGCTGTGATCGTCAATCGCAAGGAGAACAAATTGAAGAAGGGCTGTGGCTACCATTTGGATCTGTTTGTTCTCTCAATTCTTATTGCCATTTGCAGTGTGATGGGTCTGCCATG gtttgtggctgccactgttCTGAGCATCAATCATGTAAATTCCTTGAAACTTGAATCGGAGTGCTCGGCCCCTGGCGAGAAGCCACAGTTCCTGGGTGTTCGCGAGCAGCGTGTGACACACATCATGATCTTCCTAACGATCGGTGTTTCGGTGCTGCTGACACCGCTGCTCGGTCACATTCCCATGCCGGTTCTGTTCGGTGTGTTCCTTTATATGGGCGTGGCCTCGCTCAAGGGTCTGCAGTTCTTTGATCGCATACTGATCATGTTCATGCCAGCCAAATACCAGCCAGATTACATGTTCCTGCGACAG GTTCCCATCAAGCGAGTTCATTTGTTCACCGTCATACAGCTGGCCTGTCTGATCATACTCTGGCTAATCAAATCCTTCTCGCAGACGTCAATTCTCTTCCCTCTCATGCTGGTGGTGATGATCGGCATACGCAAGGCCCTCGATCTGGTCTTTACGCGTCGAGAGCTTAAAATCCTCGACGATATTATGCCGGAGATGACGAAGCGAGCCGCCGCCGATGATCTGCATCAATTGGACGCTGAG GataatcatcatcagcatcagcaaccGCCTGGGGCGGGTACTGGCACAGGACCCAACTATAATCCGAATAATGCGGGTCCCACCACCATACACATTCCTCTCTCTGGCAGCAAGCCGGCCAGTGGCAATGGATCGGGCATAAATATACCCCAAGAGGCGGTGAATCGCACCACAGTctggcagcagatcaacaagGATGGGAATGGCATATCCGAGCAGCTCATCATACCAGTGACCGTCAAAGTTCGACAGATCAATGGAAATCA TGCCTCAACAAATGCCGCCCTCTCGCCGCGCCTATCGCCCATGCACGAGGCGGATGAGACCGAAGTCACCATCAATACGTCGAATTCAAGtccacagcagcagatcaTCAACTGTAAGGAGGCGGCAGCCAAGCTTGAAGGATCCACGGTCACCAGCCAGAATCCGGCCAACATAACACCCGTCTAA
- the Ndae1 gene encoding electroneutral sodium bicarbonate exchanger 1 isoform X4: MAKNNEYIELPWTMNSSSGDDEAPKDPRTGGEDFTQQFTENDFEGHRAHTVYVGVHVPGGRRHSQRRRKHHHSGPGGAGGAGGGGSVGGSGSIGGAGGLSSKDSSSEKQQEVERPVTPPAQRVQFILGEDVDVDGTHVSHPLFSEMGMLVKEGDEIEWKETARWIKFEEDVEEGGNRWSKPHVATLSLHSLFELRRLLVNGTVMLDMEAPNLEVMADLVCDQMVSAGTLPPGVKDKVKDALLRRHRHQHEYAKKTRLPIIRSLADMRNHSSSKMDEQSGNALGATTPISLTASEPGPPGSNGNTSLTPGGGMGRFLTVPGKPSNRTLEDMVKSPSSQSMARPSSGTELNEQQHKGNTHFMRKIPPGAEASNILVGEVDFLERTLSCFIRLSQAALMGDLTEVPVPTRFIFILLGPPGSQSNFHEIGRAMATLMSDEIFHEVAYRARKREHLLAGVDEFLDAVTVLPPGEWDPTIRIEPPAAIPSQDVRKRPPELPKEEIDEEEEEARLREENGLSRTGRIFGGLINDVKRKIPWYWSDYRDAFSMQCVASWIFLYFACLSPIITFGGLLAEATGKNMAAMESLVSGFVCGMGYGFFSGQPLTILGSTGPVLVFESIIYEFCMKMDWDYMTFRFWIGMWVAGICIVLTAIDASALVCYITRFTEENFATLIAFIFIYKAIENVVVIGKNFPVNQGIYDCVCIPPPGSNASVVEYAKYNWDYCEPNNGTLVGGDCGTPPTENVFLMSVVLCTGTFIISTILKDFKNALFFPSAVRQYISDFSVLIAIFAMTFFDYSLGVPTQKLEVPAELKPTLDSRGWLIPPFSERNPWWSPIIAVFPALLGTILIFMDQQITAVIVNRKENKLKKGCGYHLDLFVLSILIAICSVMGLPWFVAATVLSINHVNSLKLESECSAPGEKPQFLGVREQRVTHIMIFLTIGVSVLLTPLLGHIPMPVLFGVFLYMGVASLKGLQFFDRILIMFMPAKYQPDYMFLRQVPIKRVHLFTVIQLACLIILWLIKSFSQTSILFPLMLVVMIGIRKALDLVFTRRELKILDDIMPEMTKRAAADDLHQLDAEDNHHQHQQPPGAGTGTGPNYNPNNAGPTTIHIPLSGSKPASGNGSGINIPQEAVNRTTVWQQINKDGNGISEQLIIPVTVKVRQINGNHASTNAALSPRLSPMHEADETEVTINTSNSSPQQQIINCKEAAAKLEGSTVTSQNPANITPV; encoded by the exons ACCCTGGACCATGAACTCCTCGAGTGGTGACGATGAGGCGCCCAAGGACCCGCGTACTGGAGGCGAGGACTTTACGCAACAATTTACAGAGAACGATTTCGAGG GACATCGCGCACACACCGTCTATGTGGGTGTTCATGTGCCAGGAGGCAGACGCCATTCCCAGCGCCGACGCAAGCACCATCACAGCGGTCCTGGAGGGGCAGGTGGAGCTGGAGGCGGCGGTTCCGTCGGTGGCTCCGGCAGCATTGGAGGTGCTGGTGGCCTCTCCAGCAAGGACAGCAGCAGTGAAAAGCAACAGGAAGTGGAGCGTCCAG TAACACCGCCCGCACAACGTGTACAATTCATACTCGGCGAGGATGTTGATGTCGATGGGACACATGTATCGCATCCTTTGTTCTCGGAAATGGGAATGCTGGTAAAGGAGGGCGACGAGATCGAGTGGAAGGAGACGGCGCGCTGGATCAAGTTCGAGGAGGATGTGGAGGAGGGCGGCAATCGGTGGTCCAAGCCCCACGTGGCCACGCTCTCCCTGCACTCGCTGTTCGAGCTGCGGCGCCTGCTGGTCAACGGCACCGTCATGCTAGACATGGAGGCACCCAATCTGGAGGTGATGGCCGACCTGGTCTGCGACCAGATGGTCAGTGCCGGCACCCTTCCCCCCGGCGTCAAGGACAAGGTCAAGGATGCCCTGCTGCGTCGACACCGGCATCAGCACGAGTATGCCAAGAAGACACGGCTACCCATCATTCGGTCCCTGGCCGATATGCGCAACCATTCGTCATCGAAAA TGGATGAACAGTCGGGCAACGCTTTAGGGGCCACCACGCCTATATCTCTAACGGCAAGTGAACCGGGACCGCCTGGCAGCAATGGCAATACGAGCTTAACCCCTGGCGGCGGCATGGGGCGTTTTCTGACAGTGCCCGGAAAGCCCAGCAACAGAACGCTCG AGGACATGGTAAAGAGTCCCAGCAGCCAGTCGATGGCACGTCCCAGCAGCGGAACGGAGCTcaacgagcagcagcacaaggGAAACACACACTTTATGAGGAAGATCCCTCCCGGTGCAGAGGCCAGTAATATTTTGGTTGGCGAAGTGGACTTTCTGGAGCGGACACTCTCCTGCTTCATCCGCTTAAGCCAGGCAGCGCTAATGGGCGATCTGACAGAGGTGCCAGTGCCCACAAG ATTCATCTTTATTTTGCTTGGACCACCTGGTAGCCAGAGCAATTTCCATGAGATTGGACGTGCCATGGCCACCCTGATGTCGGATGAGATCTTCCACGAGGTGGCCTATCGGGCACGAAAGCGAGAGCATCTGCTGGCCGGCGTTGACGAGTTCCTCGATGCGGTCACCGTTTTACCTCCTGGGGAATGGGATCCCACCATTCGCATTGAGCCGCCGGCGGCTATACCCTCCCAGGATGTCCGCAAGCGACCACCAGAGCTGCCAAAGGAGGAGatcgacgaggaggaggaagaggcgCGACTCAGGGAGGAGAATGGTCTCTCACGAACAGGTCGCATCTTTGGCGGTCTGATAAACGATGTGAAGCGAAAGATCCCCTGGTACTGGAGCGACTATCGCGATGCGTTTTCCATGCAATGCGTGGCATCGTGGATCTTCCTGTACTTCGCCTGCCTCTCGCCAATCATCACGTTCGGAGGCCTCTTGGCGGAGGCCACCGGCAAGAATATGGCAGCGATGGAGAGTCTGGTGTCAGGGTTCGTCTGTGGCATGGGCTATGGCTTCTTTTCGGGTCAGCCGTTGACAATATTGGGTTCCACCGGTCCAGTACTGGTCTTTGAGTCAATCATCTATGAGTTCTGCATGAAAATGGACTGGGACTATATGACATTCCGGTTCTGGATCGGCATGTGGGTCGCCGGCATTTGTATCGTCCTGACCGCGATAGATGCCAGTGCTCTCGTCTGCTACATAACCCGCTTCACCGAGGAGAACTTTGCCACCCTGATTGCTTTCATTTTCATCTACAAGGCCATCGAGAACGTGGTTGTAATCGGGAAGAATTTCCCTGTGAATCAGGGCATATACGATTGTGTCTGCATACCGCCGCCAGGCAGCAATGCCAGTGTTGTGGAGTATGCCAAATACAACTGGGATTATTGTGAG CCGAACAATGGAACTCTTGTTGGCGGCGACTGTGGTACTCCACCCACTGAGAATGTCTTCCTCATGTCGGTGGTTCTGTGCACCGGTACCTTCATCATCTCCACCATTCTGAAGGACTTTAAGAACGCCCTGTTCTTCCCCTCGGCTGTGCGCCAGTACATCAGTGACTTTTCCGTGCTGATTGCCATTTTTGCCATGACATTCTTCGACTACTCGTTGGGCGTGCCCACACAGAAGTTGGAGGTTCCTGCAGAACTGAAGCCCACGCTGGATTCGAGGGGTTGGCTCATTCCACCTTTCAGCGAACGGAATCCCTGGTGGTCGCCGATCATTGCCGTGTTCCCCGCTCTACTGGGAACCATTCTGATCTTCATGGATCAGCAGATTACAGCTGTGATCGTCAATCGCAAGGAGAACAAATTGAAGAAGGGCTGTGGCTACCATTTGGATCTGTTTGTTCTCTCAATTCTTATTGCCATTTGCAGTGTGATGGGTCTGCCATG gtttgtggctgccactgttCTGAGCATCAATCATGTAAATTCCTTGAAACTTGAATCGGAGTGCTCGGCCCCTGGCGAGAAGCCACAGTTCCTGGGTGTTCGCGAGCAGCGTGTGACACACATCATGATCTTCCTAACGATCGGTGTTTCGGTGCTGCTGACACCGCTGCTCGGTCACATTCCCATGCCGGTTCTGTTCGGTGTGTTCCTTTATATGGGCGTGGCCTCGCTCAAGGGTCTGCAGTTCTTTGATCGCATACTGATCATGTTCATGCCAGCCAAATACCAGCCAGATTACATGTTCCTGCGACAG GTTCCCATCAAGCGAGTTCATTTGTTCACCGTCATACAGCTGGCCTGTCTGATCATACTCTGGCTAATCAAATCCTTCTCGCAGACGTCAATTCTCTTCCCTCTCATGCTGGTGGTGATGATCGGCATACGCAAGGCCCTCGATCTGGTCTTTACGCGTCGAGAGCTTAAAATCCTCGACGATATTATGCCGGAGATGACGAAGCGAGCCGCCGCCGATGATCTGCATCAATTGGACGCTGAG GataatcatcatcagcatcagcaaccGCCTGGGGCGGGTACTGGCACAGGACCCAACTATAATCCGAATAATGCGGGTCCCACCACCATACACATTCCTCTCTCTGGCAGCAAGCCGGCCAGTGGCAATGGATCGGGCATAAATATACCCCAAGAGGCGGTGAATCGCACCACAGTctggcagcagatcaacaagGATGGGAATGGCATATCCGAGCAGCTCATCATACCAGTGACCGTCAAAGTTCGACAGATCAATGGAAATCA TGCCTCAACAAATGCCGCCCTCTCGCCGCGCCTATCGCCCATGCACGAGGCGGATGAGACCGAAGTCACCATCAATACGTCGAATTCAAGtccacagcagcagatcaTCAACTGTAAGGAGGCGGCAGCCAAGCTTGAAGGATCCACGGTCACCAGCCAGAATCCGGCCAACATAACACCCGTCTAA